In Ptiloglossa arizonensis isolate GNS036 chromosome 6, iyPtiAriz1_principal, whole genome shotgun sequence, the DNA window CGTCCTTATACACGAGAGGAGATCCGATTTTAGAAATCGAGATAGACGCGAGCCAAATCTCTGGAGGAACGGGAAACAGCGTTAAAGTCGAATTTATTTTACGCGcaagttcgaaacgatcgataaacttCACTGACGCTTCAAGAGCTCCGTGATCGCATTTTGATtgttataaaaatgaaatcgatcgatcgtgttcgGTCCTCCGCGAAACGAGACGGGCGAGATTCGCGAAGAAGAAACGCACGACGCGTGGAATGCGAGTGGCTGTTTGTTTCTCGGTCGGTTCTTACTCCGTCAATTGGAATGATCAATTAAAATGTCGCTTGGTGTCGCACTCGAGGAAGATGCCGCGAACGTGACGAGGATGGGCGATTAGGACAGCAGAAGACGGTCGAAAAGAGTGAGTCAGTCGTTCGTTGGAACAACGAGAAAGAAGGCGAAGCGAAGGATTCCGAGGACAAACGACGAcagtgacgacgacgacgacgacgacgacgacgatacgaCGACGACGGTCTTTGCGGGAGTCGACCGCTTTCCGCTGCTCCCACGTGCATTGTCTCTCGTTGAATCTTAACGAGATAACATCGGAACATTTTCACGGGTCGAGTTGTCTCGTTAAACGCGAAAGATATCGTCGGGAAAGTGAAAGTTTAACGCGAACAAAGTTGCCGCGATTAGTTGAGAATCGTGCGAGATAATCGTTTCAAAGAATTATGTTCCACCGACGatgataaataattatcgagtAATCGCGTTTAAAATCGAACGTGTTCCGGTACAGGGACAGAACGCGAAGCTCGCTCGAggaaaatcgaaacgatcgctttCGTGAAAATTCGTTGGTGCGCCTCCAGTGGAGAGATCACGTTCGTTAAAATATACGAGCGAGTACGTTCGGTGACGTCATCGAAGGAAATCAAAAATTCGTCGACACGATAAAAAAGTTCGAAAGAGAAATCCGAAAGACAGTATCGTACGGTATTCGATCGATTACGTTGAATGCAACAACGCCGACAATCCCGCGATACTTTTCTCTGTCAAAGTTGCAGAAGGAAAATGGGCGCGGCACCgattcgttaaataatttattcgttcgttttatATTTATCTCGTATCGTGTTCGGTAGGAAGTTTTCTTATCTGTCAGACATATATCGTCACATCCTATTCGTGTTTTTGTCTAAACGATGACAGTTTGTAACGTGAAAGGCTGCTGCGTTACTCGCGTTCGAATTAACCCCTTGTTTGACAAATTCCAATTAAGCTAAGACGCGACCACTGATCTACAAAAGTCAAATCGAAAAACTCAACAATGGGATTCGACCGCGAACTTACCACCATACTTAGGGgtaagtatgtatatatatatatatatccgatTCCGCGATTTTGTCCCGATAGACGcgtaaaatacaatataaatcGGTTCGTTCTCTAAGTAATATCGTTTTCACGCCAAACCGTTAGTCCATTTTTCAAGCGTCCAAACGTCCGAGTTTGGCCTAGACATTGACAATGGATCGTCCTCAACTCCTAGAAAGTACTTAATAAAGCAGAAATCGGATCTCGATCGCGTCTCTTCGCGAGTAACCGATAGTTTTCTTCTCTATGGGGCATCGTATAATATCCACGTTTAATCTCCGGTGACAATGTGGTACAataacgatcgatcgtgttCTTCTCGCTTCAGTCTTCGTTCGTTGCATACGCTTCGCTGTCAAATTCGTTGAGAAAAGTGTCAATTTTTCTGAAACCTCTTCTAGCGTGTCCTTGTGAAATGTTTCGAGTTTAAAACGTCTTGCAAACGGTATGAATATCAACGACGTGTTTGGTCGatagttttcttttcgttttaattAATCTAAGGTAGCGCgtaaaaaggtaaaaaaaaaaaaaatgacatgtAAGGCAGCGCgtaaaaaggtaaaaaaaaataaaataaaatggcaTGTAAGGCAGCGCgtaaaaaggtaaaaaaaaaagaataataaaacggCATTACTTCCTCGACGAACGAACCGATAGGTGTTTGTATTTCGATCGAGACCGCAAACGAAGGAAACGATTACGTGTGTTCATAGACGTGGTGCAGTTTTTGGAATGTCTTCGAGAAGCAAAGCTTCCGATCAACCTGGAGAGTATTCGGGACAGCCTGCTGATACGATCGAAGGACACCTTGACGATGTTCATGGTGGAGAAAATCGGACGATCGACTTCTCCGGAGCAATACTTGAACATGAACGCGATCAGACCGAAAGGTTTGGTAGCTGTTTCGAAGACGCAGGCTGAACTCGAGGAATACGTGGGGGCGGAGGAACACTCCGCGCAGAAACTGCAACACGATTATTACGAGACTTTCCAATCGGTCGAGGCAACGAACAACATCACGTCGGATCATCCTCTAAACCAAGACGAGGagatcgaacgaatcgtcgtGGAGATCTACCAGACGTTTCCGGCGGCACAAACGAAAATCAAGTGCCAGAAGTGCGGTCCTCTTTTCAAAAGGGAAGGGAAGAAGTTGTTCGTTTTCGAACAATATCGAGCGTGTTGGGTCGGTAAGTGGAAATCcgatcgacgaatcgcgtcGAGTGTTACCGAAACGGAACGAGCTACAATTTCACGTAAACGTCGCAGGTTTGGTCGGGTTGCATTTGTTGATCTACGAAAGCGATCACGACAACCGTCCGTACAAGATTCTACCGATTCGCGGTTACATGGCCCGGGCAGCACCGAACGCGATTTCACGCGATCAACGAAAAAGCGAGTCCACCTTCGAAATCTTTCGACCGGGTAACAGAACGCTTCAGGTAAACGAGTTTaaatcgaacgagaaacacAACTGGTAATTTACGATAGTACAGTTTTGTAAATTCTGATCGAGAATGTTTCCAGTTTGTTGCCAAGTCGCCAAAGGACATGGAGGATTGGGTGATGAAAATTTCGGAATTGTACGACGAGGATAAAAAGGACAATAAAGATCTTACGAAATCACCGAGTACCGGGGTGTACGTCGAGAACGATGCCTCGCAAAACGACGGAAGATCGCCACGGGAGGAATCGAATTCCAAAGAAGAAAGATATCAAAACGTAGAAACTTTGGGCGCCGATAAAACGATACCCGAAGTATCTTTGACCGTTGCTAGCGTTCCCAACGGAGACGGGGAAGCGGTCGCCGCTTCTCCTTCGTCGAAAGATGTCTTTTCAGAAGCGGCGAATCTATCGACATCCGCTTCACCTCCTGAATTTGTTCCTGCTCCCCGATTACCCGCTCGAATCCCTCGAAGATTGCCATCCCTGCCCGTTCGCGGTTCGTCAACGTCTTACGAACTACCCGAGGAAGAAGAGGACGATATCTATCATAAGATCGAAGATTTCCGTGACACGGGCCACTGTTACGGAAACGTTGGtaaaattctcgaaatcaaaCCGGACGACAATCACTCGAACGAACTCGAAACCTACGACGACATATCGGCGAACATCAAGGACGAGATTAGACccgatgaaaaatcgaagaagaaTTCGGAGCTCAGAGAGCTCGGAGTCGCGAGACGACTATTTATTTCCCAAAGCGAAGCGACCTACGACGATGCCGCCTCGGCGAGTATCGCACCGAAAGATAACGCTCGCTTCGACGAGGTAGGTGAATGTACACTCTCTTTCCATTCAATAATCGCGttgattaacattttttaaaataataataataatagtaataaaaaatttttattgcaccaAGAAAATGAGAAGTTTACATGTAcggaaaatcgataaaaaataaggaaaaggaaagaaaaatagaaaaacaagtagaaaaaagaattgaatACAGTGTAAGGTGATTACTACGTCGTAGAAATAATAACTATAAATGTTCATGTTTCTCTGTACGCAGAATTTGCTTTTGAATGGGAAATCGAGCAAGGATCGAGCAACGGAAAACTCGGAAGTACCGGCAAAGTCCCCGCTGAAGAAATCGTGTCTGAGCAGAGTGAGAAGCAAAAGGGAATCCCCGCGGAAAAGCGAGAAAAAACTAAAGCGTAAAATCCCAACACCACCACCGACAAACATCGAAGAAACATCGACCTACGACGATGTATCCGATTTGATGAATGCCGGTCAAGAAGCTAAGCGAAGTCTCGAGGAAGAAGAATCGGAGTATAATTGCCCGCCCCCACCTAGACCGGTTTACACGAAACCACCGGTGATCGCAGATGAGATTGATAAGCAAACATTCTACGACGACATTGCCGTGTGTCGCAGAAGCTACAAAGACGAAGAAACGTGCCAATCGGATCGGGTGAGAAAATCGTTACGATTAATTTTCGATTATCAATTCTTAGGCTGCATCCTAACCGAGTATCGTGCAGCGACAAATCCGACCAGATCGAAGGAAACAAAGGATAAAAAGAGATGTCGAATTTTGTCCGATAGacacctcttttttttttattcttgtttttttttgttttttatcggTCGAATTTATCGTCGCTGTACGATGTTCAGTTAAGACGCAGCCTCGACCGAGTCAATCCGACAATCTcttgaaacgtttcgatgaatTTCCAGCGAATCTCAAGCAAGGTGAATCACATTCACGGTGTTGCTCGCACGGACGTCGATAACTTCGTATCGTGCGGAAACATTGATTACCAGCAACGCTCACCCCAAGATAATAATGAACACTACCAAACACCGCGCAACGAATCGAGTCATCATAAATATCCTCCTGTCAATCAGCAGGAGGAACTGTACGACGATATCGCTATACTTATAGACCTCACGGTGCGACAAAAGGAATTACTTGGTAAGAAAGAGAACGAAGAAGCGACAAAGACACAAGCTGGCTCGGAGAAGAGGCCGTGGAACCGATTTGGCAATGGGAAAAAGTCCAAATTTATCGACTCCATTGCTTCGGAGAGAAACTGTCGGGTTTCGAACGTAACCGAAGAAGCGGACGATCTTGGCAAGCAGCACAGTTTGTTGCGAATGAACACGTTCCAAAAGTTAATCAGTAAAATGGAGAACTCCCTTGGTAAAGCATCCATCAAGGCAACACCGTCGGTATCAGTGAATAAAACAAACGTAACCAATAATGCGTAATATCAAAATGTAAcatttaaacgttacacgttaacaaaaaaaaaggtaccatcgacgatcgatccctatctttttatcgataaaataaatgtttgcaGACGAAAAACAGTAGGACTAGttattttgttacaaaatttgtattgcatgcAAAGTGCTTAGAGTTTGTAATCGTTTctcattttataaaataaatggcAAACCTCGATTTACGCAGTAATTCGCTATTTCGCTATGTTTGAATCACAAAGTAGCATACTAGAATTACGCCGCAAAAGTTTGTTCACTATCAAACTTGAAAATCTTGTATAAAACTTCAACGCTgatgaattttattcgttatttgtaaaTTACATAATACAAAGTGATCGATAAGTCAGAGAACTTTTAGTTTTATATATTCGTAAAACAACTATTCACCGACTGGAACACTTGCATcccttttgaattttttttttataaacgtcTTACAAATCACCATAAATGCATCCCATTTACATAGTTCCGATCCGTATAGAGGATTGGAACATATAGATACTCCTCTTCTGAAGTGCCTTTAAAGGTACACTTGTGTTCATTTTTATATATAGTTTACAAATAATTCAGACTGTTCCGAATATATTGGAAGAATCACGATTAGTAATGTAAATCCTAAGCCGAGAAAAAGAAGCCATACGATTGTAGACATGAGAGAACGACACACATTGCCTAAAACACATTATAATCCAATTTAAATTAACATAACGAGAGTGTATTGAAAAGTGTGTCGAGCACAATACAGTCGCGTTATATTACCTTTTGGCACATGTTCTTTATTAGTATATTTATGATCCTGTATCGATGTTGAATCCTCTACTTTATTTCTATCAGTATGTAGTTCCTTGCTCGAGGAGCAAGATTCAGTTTTATCTACATCCTGTTTATTATCCTTCTCgagtggtttttttttcttcttttttccacccTTTTTCAGCAATACTGAATTTGTTTCTGTACTcgctaaaaacaaaaatattatcaatgtaCAAAACATAACAGACATTTAAGGATTCGTGTTTATTGTTTGTATTACTCGTAATGGCATTTAATCTctgtaatttttcttcttcgatagTAAGCTTTACAAATGATAAATAGGTAACGATATTACGAGCACAAGCTTGACATTCGCTCAAATTACTGCAAGGACCGGCAACACTAGCCACTGCAGGAGTTAAAGGATTCTCCTTTAAATCTAACCATCTTAAGTTTTTTAATTCACTCAAACTAAGTGGTAACCTGCTTatctggaaaataattattctttttgtaCATAAACAATTTACATTTAAAGCTACTTATGGTATTGCTTTGCTTTACCTGATTCGCGTAAAGATCCAAGTGCTTTAACTTCTTCAATTCTCCAAAATTTTCTGGTATTTCTATTAACATGTTTTTACTAAGATCTAACTTAACTATTTGTTTAAGACTGACAAAAGTATTCTGAAACAAATTATCATCAATCAAGAGACATTACTGTAAAATTAGAAACAATATCTGGGAAAACTCACAGGCAAAGAAACTAACAGATTATTCGATAAATCCAAATGTGTTGCCTTTTTAACAGCTGcctaaaaaatacaccaactttAATGGTTACTCGTTACATTATCATACgatcttatatatttttaattggtaatattaattaattgtatACATCAGGTTAAATGgaacaatttataaattgaaCTTTAACAGATTTAACGTACGATTTCTCGAACAGGTACTTCTTTCAGGTCGCATAAGCTAAGATCCAGCGTTTCGTCTTTCAATCTGTCCTTAATGTTCTTCAAATTCGATTTCATTTTGATGgtgaaaaaatttcacaatttaataattttataattaaataaaattgtaacttcTCACGTTCTTCACAATTTTTTCGTATTGTCAGCTTTTAGCGAAGAGCATAATGTTActataaaattgaacgaaagtaATACTAGGTGGCGAAACACTGGTATTTCTTGACCTCGATGCATCGAACCGGTATAAAGATTTATTCGCTAATAGAATGAAAATGTTTAACGGACATTGAATGTACGTGGCAGATAGACACCAATGCTGAACTGACACGAGTGTCAGGTTCAAACTACCTGTCAATCGAACAACTTTCAAAATTATACGACTGTTGGCAGAACTTGAAGCGATTGTAGCGACCACGGTACAATACACCACTGTTCTTCTATGCGTTCTAGTAATCGTGCTCGTTTACATGGACTTGAGTGAGAAAATTGACAAGTGGAGAAAAGTTTATTGTTTAATTACAATTCCTAGTGATTGAAACGAATCAACATTCAAAGTTTATTACTTTTAAATTGAACGTGTAGTTTATTACGTGTAGATTTGTATCTTATCTGCAGTGCTTctttaataattgaaataaaaattaatttgattcAAGATGTCCACACGGTATATGAAAAAAGTATACGGAGGTGATGTGTTAGCTGAGAAAGATATTGAAAGCGAGTGTGATGTAGAAAACTCAAGAATTGGCGACGTTAAGTCTAAAACATTTAACATATTTGATGTAGTACGtttgaattttgtaatattataactaataCTGTACTGAACTTATTgacgtaattttttaatttttaagcgATGTCGTaaaactttcgtttcgatcTTTAAACATCTAACATTTTCAATATATCATATTTCAATATTCTCAccaaattttttatctttagtTGAATCAAAATTCTGAAATTGGAGATAGAGAAAATGAAGAACAGCAAgttgtcgaagaaaatttcacggATGTGGTTAAAcgtaagaaaaagaagaggcgAAAGAAATTGGAAAGTTCGAAAGATCAACAAATTGTTAACTCTAAAGAGATCAAAGATGGggatgaaatagaaataattgtaaAGGAAGTGAATAAATTACTTGGAGAACCATTGCCAGGTTGCAGTTCTCAAGATATAAACAATTCACAATGGATTGAACAAAAATCCAAAAAGGATATCCTGTTGGTGCAACATAAACATTTAAATCCTTATAATGAACTTAAAAGAATTTTCGGTAGTAAAACGGTACAAGACGAACAAAAGTatgtataatgaaatttattttatgtttataTAAGATGAGTCGCATAACTTGTTCACAAGGAATAACTTCTAAAGAATGTActctacaaatattttacatagaAATTGCACAGTTACGAAAGAAACATGGAAtgctgaaattatttttttaaataatttgtttatttataaaatattattagtgatcttaaatttttttttaaatagagtatatatattttttgggTGATTCAGAAAACTTTTGAGCATAATGTACTTTacttttttcaacattttcacatttTCACAGACCTTTTCAGAATCACTAAAATTCATTTCATGAGAAGTTATTCATGGCGAACAAGTAACGCAACTCACTCTAAGATATAAAATAGAAACTGTAGTTAAATTTCATATGATAAATGTTTAACTTTAATAAAAACAGAAGAAGTAGGGGCCGTTCAGGTCACTTGAAGAAAACTTGGTTAGTTTCTCCTAGAGACTACTGGCTACCAACCAATAAATCTGGTGTATCTATGTCTTTGGATAATAATGCAAAGTCTGCTGGTAATATTCGATACTTTGTGTATGAGCACAGCCCTTCATATGGACAAGTCCAATTAAAATTCTTGAAAGCTGTTGAAAGCTTAAATCCAGAAAATATTGTTGtatgttacatttttatttaagcatCATAGAAAAGATCATTTTATAAGAATTTAATTCCTATGTTTTGTTTTAGAGCATAATCAATGCACACCCTTATCATATAGATGCCTTGTTACAATTAACCGATCTTTGCGAAATCAATGAAGATTTATCATTGGCTGCAGAATTTACAGAACGAGCA includes these proteins:
- the LOC143148012 gene encoding uncharacterized protein LOC143148012, producing the protein MGFDRELTTILRDVVQFLECLREAKLPINLESIRDSLLIRSKDTLTMFMVEKIGRSTSPEQYLNMNAIRPKGLVAVSKTQAELEEYVGAEEHSAQKLQHDYYETFQSVEATNNITSDHPLNQDEEIERIVVEIYQTFPAAQTKIKCQKCGPLFKREGKKLFVFEQYRACWVGLVGLHLLIYESDHDNRPYKILPIRGYMARAAPNAISRDQRKSESTFEIFRPGNRTLQFVAKSPKDMEDWVMKISELYDEDKKDNKDLTKSPSTGVYVENDASQNDGRSPREESNSKEERYQNVETLGADKTIPEVSLTVASVPNGDGEAVAASPSSKDVFSEAANLSTSASPPEFVPAPRLPARIPRRLPSLPVRGSSTSYELPEEEEDDIYHKIEDFRDTGHCYGNVGKILEIKPDDNHSNELETYDDISANIKDEIRPDEKSKKNSELRELGVARRLFISQSEATYDDAASASIAPKDNARFDENLLLNGKSSKDRATENSEVPAKSPLKKSCLSRVRSKRESPRKSEKKLKRKIPTPPPTNIEETSTYDDVSDLMNAGQEAKRSLEEEESEYNCPPPPRPVYTKPPVIADEIDKQTFYDDIAVCRRSYKDEETCQSDRRISSKVNHIHGVARTDVDNFVSCGNIDYQQRSPQDNNEHYQTPRNESSHHKYPPVNQQEELYDDIAILIDLTVRQKELLGKKENEEATKTQAGSEKRPWNRFGNGKKSKFIDSIASERNCRVSNVTEEADDLGKQHSLLRMNTFQKLISKMENSLGKASIKATPSVSVNKTNVTNNA
- the LOC143148015 gene encoding LOW QUALITY PROTEIN: leucine-rich repeat-containing protein 59 (The sequence of the model RefSeq protein was modified relative to this genomic sequence to represent the inferred CDS: deleted 2 bases in 1 codon), which translates into the protein MKSNLKNIKDRLKDETLDLSLCDLKEVPVREIAAVKKATHLDLSNNLLVSLPNTFVSLKQIVKLDLSKNMLIEIPENFGELKKLKHLDLYANQISRLPLSLSELKNLRWLDLKENPLTPAVASVAGPCSNLSECQACARNIVTYLSFVKLTIEEEKLQRLNAITTSTETNSVLLKKGGKKKKKKPLEKDNKQDVDKTESCSSSKELHTDRNKVEDSTSIQDHKYTNKEHVPKGNVCRSLMSTIVWLLFLGLGFTLLIVILPIYSEQSELFVNYIKMNTSVPLKALQKRSIYMFQSSIRIGTM